Within the Clostridium scatologenes genome, the region GCATTAACATGCATTGGACCTGCAACAAAAGAAATGACACGTCATTATATTAGAGAACCTCTAGTAGAAGGTTTGGCAGCAGATGGTGAATTGGACTTAGTTGGTGTTATTTTTGTTGGCTCACCACAGGTTAATGATGAAAAACTTTGGGTATCTGAAAGACTTGGTTCTATGCTTGAATCACTAGATCTTGATGGCGTTATCATTACAACAGAAGGCTTTGGAAATAACCATATTGATTTCATTCAGCATATTGGCCAGGCTGGAAAGAGAGGTATTCCGGTAGTTGGTGTATCCTTCTGTGCATATCAAGGTCAATTGGTAGTTGGTAATGAATATGCTACAGCAATGGTTGAAGAAAATATGGATAAGGGCGGATTTGAAAACGATATCGCAGGTTGTTCATGTGTAACTTCAGAAGTAGCTACTCGCGCAATCCAGATGTTGAAGAATAAAATGGCAGGAGTGGAAATCAAACCAGCTGAAAAGAAATGGAATAATGATGTTATCAACGCAAACAATAAGATTTTAGGGCTTCCTGAAACAAAGCTTGTTGAAAGTGGAACATTACACTAATGGTAATGGATTATATAATTAACCCTGTGAAAATGGGAGGACTTGTGAAAGAGGTGTCTGCAGACAGGGTAAAGGTTCATCTTCATGGTCGTTTGGGAGTTATTACAGTTCCCAAACGCCTGATTATAAGCCATGAGGCTTTGAACATCGGTCATGAGATGGAATTTTATTTCAGTTATATTCAGGTGGTAGAAGATCCATATGATTATGACTGTTCGGATATGAAAACGGATCACGAGATAGCTCCATGCTTACTAGGGGGGAAAATAGTACAAGTAAATGATACTGCCATAGAAGTGGCAATAATGAATGATTTGGGAACCATAGGAGTGCCACGACGTTGGGCATTTACGCCAGTCACTATGGAAGAAGGACAGGATGTGGAGTTCTATTTCAGTTGTATGAAAGTGATTGGCAAACGGGATATCCCAGTAGAATCAATTTAAGGAGGAAAAACAATGAAATTAACAACAAAAAAAGGGATGCAATCTGAAATCTTCGTACCTATTACACCAAAACCAGTATTTACAGAATTGAAAAAGCCACTAAGTGAATGTAAGGTTGCCTTTATTACAGCAGGTGGAATTCATATAAAGAGTCAGACACCATTTAATACATCTGGTGATTTCTCTTATCGTACAATTCCATTTGACACACCATCTGATCAGTTAATGGTAACACATGGAGGATTTGATAACTCCGATATTAATAAAGATGTTAACGCCATGTTTCCAATTGATCGTCTTCATGAATTGGTAGACGAAGGATTCATTGGTTCTTTGCCTAAGGAAACTTATACATTTATGGGCGGCGGCGGAAACGTTGAAAAATTTATGAATGAGACAGGTCCAGAAATTGCTCGCAAATTAAAAGAGCAAGATGTAGATATCGTTCTTTGCACAGGTGGATGCGGAACCTGCCATCGTTCAGCAACAATTGTTACTAGATGCTGCGAAGAAGCAGGTATGAGTTGCTGCGTAATCGCTGCACTTCCTCCAATTGCAAGACAGCAGGGCGCACCTAGAATTACAGCCCCTCATGTGCCAATTGGATCAAATGCCGGCGAACCACATAACATTCCACAACAGACAGCAATTATAAAAGAATCTTTAGAATGGATTCGTGATTGCCCAAGCTTTAATTCAACAAAGATATTACCTTACGAATACCGTCATAACGTATAAATTTGTCTCAATAAAAGACTGTAAGAGGACTGTCATATTATGGCAGTCTTTTTCCATAATTTTTTATTACAAATATAAAATAATGAGTCATGCAGAAAGGAGGTATATCATGGGGTTAGGACCAAGTATTAAAATGACAACAATGCACCACTTCTATTGTCCATTAACAGAAGCGCTTTCAAAGGAAAAAGATATTGAATTTACAGGTATTATTGTAGATGGTGTATCTGAAGTGTGTGATGATAAAATTTATACTTCAAAACGGGTTGGTGATATTGCGCAGATGTTACATGCAGATGCTGCAATTGTTGCAATAGATGCATGGGGAAACCATCATGTGGATTTTACTAATGTAATTGAACAGCTTGGTATTCGGGGTATTCCCAGTGTTGGACTCAGTTATATTGCTCAGCAAGGACGGCTTGTTTGTACTAACAGATATGTGGATTGTGTGATAGATTTCAATAAAAGTGCAGTTGGATATGAATCCTGTATTGTAGGAGAGAACAATTTGACGGATTACGACGCAATGAAGGCTGTTGCACTGATGAAAAATAAGCTTCGGAAGGTTGGTAAACCAGTAGATACAGTATTGGATGAACCGGAACAGAATTTACGTAGGCTGACCCGTAAGGTATTTCATATTCATGAAGTTTGTTTCAGTGAGAAGACAGAGATTGACCATGGTGTTCTGACTATAAGAAAGGGAATTGAAAAGAACCTGATTCAGTCGGAAGCAAGAATCAAGGATATTAAGGTGAGCATTATTGAGCCGGGAAAGTACGATATGTTTGTTAATTCCAATCTTGACTATTCTCCTATTGCTTGCAAAGTTAGAGGAGAACTGGGAGAGGGCGTTACACATTTACTTTCAGGAGTAACTGTCATGATAACTGGTGTTGAAGATAAGAGCGGATTTCAACCGTCTAATATCGGTTCTTCAGAAGGGCTTTTGAAAAATCAGGTTGTAC harbors:
- the prdB gene encoding D-proline reductase (dithiol) protein PrdB, which codes for MKLTTKKGMQSEIFVPITPKPVFTELKKPLSECKVAFITAGGIHIKSQTPFNTSGDFSYRTIPFDTPSDQLMVTHGGFDNSDINKDVNAMFPIDRLHELVDEGFIGSLPKETYTFMGGGGNVEKFMNETGPEIARKLKEQDVDIVLCTGGCGTCHRSATIVTRCCEEAGMSCCVIAALPPIARQQGAPRITAPHVPIGSNAGEPHNIPQQTAIIKESLEWIRDCPSFNSTKILPYEYRHNV
- a CDS encoding CBO2463/CBO2479 domain-containing protein, with protein sequence MKEVSADRVKVHLHGRLGVITVPKRLIISHEALNIGHEMEFYFSYIQVVEDPYDYDCSDMKTDHEIAPCLLGGKIVQVNDTAIEVAIMNDLGTIGVPRRWAFTPVTMEEGQDVEFYFSCMKVIGKRDIPVESI
- a CDS encoding glycine/sarcosine/betaine reductase component B subunit — its product is MGLGPSIKMTTMHHFYCPLTEALSKEKDIEFTGIIVDGVSEVCDDKIYTSKRVGDIAQMLHADAAIVAIDAWGNHHVDFTNVIEQLGIRGIPSVGLSYIAQQGRLVCTNRYVDCVIDFNKSAVGYESCIVGENNLTDYDAMKAVALMKNKLRKVGKPVDTVLDEPEQNLRRLTRKVFHIHEVCFSEKTEIDHGVLTIRKGIEKNLIQSEARIKDIKVSIIEPGKYDMFVNSNLDYSPIACKVRGELGEGVTHLLSGVTVMITGVEDKSGFQPSNIGSSEGLLKNQVVLDRAGTPKSTDYILHVDVLFEEGEGRTAEGIMAGHRAADWIIQEIRKVLFNLDNMPYKREEFSDIARPGKRKVILVKIVSGLGNMYDTAIFPYEPGGFLGAHNMRDSKNIPYVITPNQCRDGVIHSLL